GTTTTCAGGCTGACGTCAGTCTTTGGTTGTTTCGCTCTTGCTTAGCTGGCTGTGTGAGTCTCTGACTGCATCGTGAGCGCCGGCTCTCGCTCGGATCCCTCCATCGCCGTGGCTGGATTGTGAGTTTCCGAACTGAGATCTTGAGGTTCAAGCTGAGACGCCTCTCCCCCCTGAGCCAGTACTGCTTCCTCGTTCGCCCTCCTCattctgtcctcctcctccgacCTCAGTCTTCGTTCCTCAGCCTCTATCTCTTCCGTGGTGGGAATGGAGTTCTTCTTGGGTCTTCCCTTGGGCTTAGTTGGGGCCTCGTGACCTCCTTTGAGCACCTAGAATAAGACACAAATAATGTTAGTGGGCTCGTCCGGTAATAAATGGCAGCAGCAGTTGAAAGCAACGCTTGCTATTATAGTAATTAAGAGGAGACATATTGCCGCTGGCTGCCCCGTGTGCGCTCATTTCTCTTTAATTTGAGGTCTTTTTTGTTGACCCTTCTGAAAAAGTGTTTGCTCTCCCTGCCGTCATCATCGGTCACACCTTACACCACTCCCTCTCTTCATGTCACACTGCTAGCTATTATTTGCTAACTGTTGTAGCTCAAGTCAACATTACAACTATAggcctttttacacagagattgacTACAGGGGCTGCTACAATGTCCCTTCTTTAtacctcctttgcatttttacatagaaGCAAACAATGGTGgctgattttagatagcatgccggcatcaGGGAACCAAAGAGTGTGACGAGCGGGACCGGCGTGATGTTCAACATAACTGTgttggcctctagtgtgacacaTGCATTGGCAGcgctttttaaacaataacaatggtatgacatggcaataacaatcaatTAGCATCCCTGTTATGTGACgactgatctcgtcctctgctctgaGGGTAAAGAGCTCCCGAATCTGATTCAGGAGTCTTACCAGTTTGGGGGCATTTTCAGTTGCTATtcttagctgctaactgctatcagttgcttttttaaaatctcctgcagtgggtcgtacacatacacactgccAAAATGTCCCACTGATCCCACCCACAACTCCCCATTTTGTGATTGTATCTTTTATACAGAACGATGAGGCAGTGTACCCTTGCAATATTATCACCTTGAACAGGGAGTGTAAGAGAGGCTAGTGagttcaaaaaaacaacagcatgcttttggatgaaaaaagaaagtattttaaggatgactgaaataaaaaaaaaaaaaacaacaaacaatatttttttatttccttttcttttcaacaACCATTCTTCCAACAAGTGCCTGGCCTTGCTGCGTTACTGTCTCTTACCAGTTTCTTCCACTTCATGCGCCTGTTTTGGTACCATGTCTTCACCTGAAGCTGTGTGAGACCAAGTGACTGGGCCAGGTCTAACctgcaacatcaaaaaaattaaaacaagaacaTTAGATGGACTCTTTATTTACTTTCTGCATAAGGGAACCTGAGCAAGCTAAATACCATTTTATTGATATTCTTTAATCCTGGAAAGCACCAGATAGAATCCCTCTCTTTTATCTCCcagtgacagaaaaatataGAGATGATACAAATCTTGACACTAATTGTGGTTCCACCTTTTCCACCAGGTATATATATAATGCAGATCTATGCCTAGAGGTTGCCAGCATTGCAGGCTTAAGTACAGTATAAGACCCCTCTTACACTCTTAACTCTGTCTTTGAGTCTCACATCAAAGCTGATTTGCTCGAGTTTGACACTGTACAcctgcagctcaagaaaacGCTGCTCGAAACATCTGTACCGAGGTCAGTAATCCAATCACAGCGCTTGTAGCTGGACGATTGGGGCTGAAAATTCTGAATGCATCCACCACATGTGTTGATCCATGACTAATGGGGGCTATTGGACGGTGTGTAATGTGATACATCAGGAAGAGACAGATAAAGTGAACAAGGCATCCATTTGTAAAAGGAAAAGAGCGGTTATCTGGGGGGTTCGTTTTAAAATGAGATTTCCTCTTCCCTGCTCCTCTCAACGCCTTTAACAGTCAGATGAAGGGCTTCTCACCCCACCGCCACCAACTCCAAGGAACCGACTTTCATCTGATGGTGAAAGTGGAAGCCGAGATGGAGAAAAGGCGtgaacaaaatctaaaaagcaGAGCAATAACAAGCCCCAGAGCTTCATGAGATCCTCTACATAACCTTATACATAAAGGGCTGTGTGTGGTTTTCGTGTATGTGTCTGCGctttcaaaaaaaatgccagacaTACAGGCAATCAAGCTGTCTATCAAACTTCGCTATCATGCGTGCCCCAGTCTGTAGCAGTTCAACAACTGGAGGCAAGGAAAAGTAATtgcagaaaaggaaaacaccCCTCTTATTTATGGTCATTAGTTCTCAATGGGGAGAAACCGCACACTCACAGCAATAGAAACAGTATTTGAGTGCCTCCCTCCGGGCTACTGCAAGGCCGCCATTTTGTTCCTCTCTTGTACCTTTCACAAGGGAATCTTGGGTGTAACTAAAACTTCGTAATGACGATGACAGTGAGTATGATTAAGAcactaattattataattggtAACTGCATAAAATCATTATCGCTGCATGAtatcaataattaaaattttttggggggatattTTGGTTCCTCTCACCCCCGCGTGTTGTCTCTACTCAAAACCACAGAGGTTGCAAGCcaagaaaagggagagaagagaaaagttATCTTTGGATCACAACAAGCCAAAGTGGGGAGCACGCCACACCTTTGATGTGAGGCTTTAAAGGGGGATTTTctctgttgatgtttttccGCCAGCTGggtatttaattaattttcaacgCGGTGTCAGAATCGGATATTTTGACAGGACACAGTATTTTGGCACAGCCGTTCGTAAGGGGTGGTTGGTTTTGATCACTGAGTTGTGCTGAGCCTCGGGGCTTCTGCTTTAAGATGAGGCATGGCGCCTTTCCAACGGCTCCAGGCAAGCCAAGATGTGATATATTTAATAATGCATCGTGGGAGTTTTCCCTACGGATGGGACATAAATggaatgacaaataaatctggTTTATTCTAAATATGCTAATGTCTTTTCAGATTAGATGTGGTAAGCAGATGCATTGCAAAGAGGACACAATGTGTGAGACATGTGCAGATATCTGCGTGTCTAAATGCATGAATGCAcaccgtttttttttgttgttttttttgcgaTTTTAATCACAGCTAATGTATTCtcatatatgacaaaaacatggatGAGTAATGGAGGTGGGGTGTACCAGGAATCCAATTTCTGCTTGATGCAAAGGTTCACAAGCAGTTTAAAATTCTGTGCATGTGATGGAAAGCTTTTTACAACATATACGGTTCAATACTATTCTGGGTTATAATGGAAAAgcagcctgcaggccaaatctaaAAGCGAGGCACTCaataaaactggaaaatatAGTCTAACCTCATGTCAGGTCCCAAAAATGACCCACAGCATGGAATTTAAGACACAGATATTAACATGTAGATTACTTCATCttattgtagaaatgtcctttaTATACACCTGCACATGTGTGAAATGATTGGCAGTAAATCAATGTAATACAtttctgtttgcttgtgttGGCCTCCGTCCCCGCTTTCTTGAATAAAGCAGTGTTTCTTTGTTGGAGCTATTTGCTGTTTCAAGAGCTCAGGGTTAAAAACGTTACTCTTGTCTCAACTAGAATGCTGAGGTAATGCTCTGGCTTAGACATATTCACCTTACATGAGACATTCCCCACAGGATAAATCAAAAATTATGATGCTGGGTTAACCACTGCTCGATAATTGCAGTTGTGGctttgggagtgtgtgtgtgtgtgtgcgtgtgcgtgcatgtacTGTACTTTCAAAGTGCTCTGTATGCCAGTTAGGCAGGTTATCAAAGTGTCACAGTTGAGTGACGCTTTTATGgttctgatcattttttacatCATCTAACTGTGGTGTGAGTTACATTTTGCACATCAgtagtttgctttcttttatgCGACTGAATCACAAAATTGTTTTAGGCGGTTATGAGGCATGATTtaccatctttttttatttatgtgtttttatgtggcGTGCAGGCTCAGCCctgtatttttctgcatgtgCAATAGACTTTACTGCAATTGTATTCCACCCAaactagggctgtcagtgttgactagttaatagttttttgttttaaccgCATCAATTGCATGCTGCTATTTTGTCCCTTTGACACACCCTTATTTGTAGTCACAAGCAACAGCGTCTTCCTGCAGCCACAGTGATGGAAAATAATGATCCCACTGTGCTTTTGAATGGctcatttcactttaaaaaaaaactcccagaaACTCAattgacaatttttaaaaaatatgcacattGTGTTAAAcgtaattaaaatatttatatatttatttaaagttagtTTGAGCTATCACCTTTAAGCTAAGTGTACAGACGCAGCTATTCAGCCTGATTTCAGCGGCAACTGCATCGCCAAAGCTGGCAAAGCACTACTTTGGAATAAGTCGCCACAGATCTGTGGAAAAATTGATAATTGGTAAATTGAAGAAGTTAACTGCAACACTTGCTAAATGACTGCAGACGAGATGACATAGTGGAAGATTCGGGTCTGTGTCGCCAGGTTGGAACGTTGTGACCAGTTATATTCCGTCTCGGGGGAACAATTGTTTAAGTCATACAGGACATCGGTCATTCAGAGAAAGTAGTTCTCCAAGTCATGGTTTCAAGACCACTCTCTTGTAatagtgcagcacaagaaataaATCTAATCATCAAATCTAATCAAGATCCATTGGTGTAATGTTACTAAGTAATAATACTTCATTACTGTACTTGACTTcgttttttatatttctttcaatttatacttttactccacaatATTTCCCAAatataatgtgttattttacaccACTATTTTTGCCCGAAGCATTTTAGTTACCtcaaaatagggaaggaaggTATGAAAGGatgaacaaacaaatgaaggattgggagagacagaaaaattggattttgttctttaaccctctgaaacctgagctaattggcttgatCTTTGTCATaaacatgggaataaggcaAGAAGAAATCATccacccaaaattagcaagaaattagtaaaaagtacatgaaaaatgtaataaaaaatagcaacaaaaaaaaaccccagccaaaataaaaaaaacacggATATGACCTTaaagaagtgcttaaaataataattataaatagttctgtggacattttttctgagcttttttttgtataatgttttaaatctacttatttcttgcaatttgtggaacacttcTGTCacgttgctcattgtcttttttttctgttttcaaaagtaACCACCAATTTGCAaaggctttttaaaagtttttttaaggtggtgtatgtGACAAAAAAGTATTGTCAAAgttctcaaaattctgaccagtttaatttttgtaaccaggatttatttgtacttttaatactttatttttattttataatgacaTTCAGTTTGATAActttactttaagtacattaaatatcagatactttaagactgtTACTTTACCTTCTATTAAATCCATTTTGCAGTGAAATATCTCTACTTTTACCCAAGTATGTCTTTCAGGTACCTCATCCACCACTGTCAAGTACATTTCTTTGCACTCATTTGATTCCCAATCAAGACACtcacagcacaaaaaatgcTCCTCCTTTTAAATGTGGACTTCAACCtcaactgttttgaaatgcaaataatgGTATTTTAAACTTGTGATTAAAAACGCgattcatcacaaaaaaatattgaaatccAGTGATTAATCGCAATTAAAAATGATATCGTTTGACACCCCGAACATAAACCCATCCAGTGAGATGCTAGTTTTGAAACCGTACTGACCTATCAGGTGTGGACAGGTACTTCTGCTTCTGGAACTTCTTCTCAAGGCCCATCAGCTGCAGCTCGGTGAAGATGGTGCGACTGCGCCGCGGCTTCTTCAGGCGAGGCGTGCTGCGCTCAGTTTCTGACTCACTGCTGATGCTGAGGGGCGTCTGGCTGGGCGAGGGCTCAGAGCCTCGCTGATGCTGTGGGGAGAGCAGGTGCGAGGGGACCCCGCCTGGAGAAGACGGctgggggaggtggaggggcaGGGTGGGGGGCTGCCGCGTGATCACTGAGAGGAGAGGGTAGGCACGTAGCGACGAGGAGCCTGTTAGAGCGGAGACAGTGCGTCAGATGGCACAGAAATTCAGTGTTtatacaaaggaaaaaaaagattatatcCTTTTGAATCACTGAGTTTTTAGTGAGCTCTTATGTGACTCTCAGTCACCTTGGTTGTACCATTATCGACCGGCTGTAATTGCTTAGACAGGTTCATTTTTAATCGCCCTGCGTTTGCTGTGAAAAGTGTTTTGCTTTTGACCTCCTCCATGTAGAGGGCTGTGATCCCAATGACGCAGACTGTGTTTTACACCGCTCCTCTGAACCCTTcaaatgaatgattatttttcagAGGTTGTAAAATAATAACCAGCTTCCTGACGCAGAACCACACACTGAGCCTGACAGCatgatgtacacacacacacagacacataatgAGCTGtaataaaatccccaaaaacgAAATCAGCTAATAGACTTTTTCACATCCTCACAgtcacatacaaacacacacacacacacattttttttttttgctcctcaCCACTAGCAGAGAGACGCCAGaatcgataaaaaaaataaaaaaataaaaaaacacttgtctGGAGCCGAGATGGCAGGGAAGGAGACCGGGAGGTTAGCCGAGAGAATGCGGCGAGGTCAACCTAAGTGAATATAATATCTGCCAGAAAAATCCTTACggcctcaaaaaaaaaatcaatccgTTAACCGAAATTTACAAGCCAACTGAGCAGACTGCGCAGACTGTAACACATGGGCTGATAAGGAGCAgaagagaggacacagagggggATTATGGGAGTAGAGGTGGAAGATATAGGGGAGATTAAAGGCTGCGATGGAGCAGAGAAAATGGGAGAATgtcacacaccagcacacacagcaTGTGTGTTCCTGGTTGTATCTGTCTCTTTAATCTTCTCATCGACCACATAAGACACATGGACATACACAGACACCAATGCCCACAGGCAACATAAAGTCAgacactttgatttttttttttaatcgctgTTCCTTGATGTTTTCCGCCATTTTTAGTAGAAGAAGGTAGAGCATGTCTTATTTTCTAATCTTACAGTATACAGTTCACAAATCCACATTATACCCCACTATTAGGTGTAAGTCAAGCATGAGGAGTGTAAGTTCTGTAACAAGTACACAGGTAGGCCCAGTTGCTCTACACActctgcacacatgcacacacacacacaccagacactGCCTTGGGCTCATCATGACATCATGGTGAGGCACTGAGGTCATCACTAATCCTCCAACGTTAGATTGCTGCTATTGCAACAAGTCTAGACAAGAAgaccctttttttctctctctccatataCCTTTCCTTTTATACGGCGCCCCATTTTTCTGTAAATCAGCTTTACGTGTTTCTGATATCAGCGAATCatcagatttcttttaaacatggATTTTCACACAAGCTTGTATTGAGTTAGGTACAAAATTCAAGGGAGAGTTTCACTTCTGAGTAGGAAAAACATCCCAGTTTGTCTTGACGATTGTCAGGAAATCTCTTGTCAACAGAGAGCTTGAAGTTGTCTCCGGACAGTCCCTCGGAGAGAGCGCCAGAGAGAGCGCAAAGAGGGAAATGTCAGCCGTCGTGGTGACTTTCCACTGACAGTGAATCCGTCTCTCTGACATGTTGTTGACAAGTGCCAGTGTCCTGTCAATAGTCTACAAATAAACTGTTTGAGTAGCTGCAAGAGTGCAACACAGCCCCGTGCAAAAAGCACACTGATACTCTTGATAATCACGGTCGGAATGTAAGGACCGGCACAAGTGCTTCTGGGGACCATTACAGAAGACATGCCTGCTAAGAATAGATCAAGAGGAGCCATTTGTTAAGCATTCCTTGTAATACCAACTATTTGCTCTATTGATCATGCAGATATTATGACATAAGTCTTATTGAATTAACTATCTGGAATCAGCCTGCTTCTTATcataacatctgtttttttgtcaatgggATGCTGAAACGGATGATTCATTGCTCAGCTATGACAAGTGAAGGTTTACCATGTTTTGGGTTA
The DNA window shown above is from Plectropomus leopardus isolate mb chromosome 5, YSFRI_Pleo_2.0, whole genome shotgun sequence and carries:
- the barx2 gene encoding homeobox protein BarH-like 2, giving the protein MHCQAELRLSSPGQLKAARRRYKTFMIDEILSKETCDYFEKLSLYSVCPSLIVRPKPLHSCSGSSSLRAYPLLSVITRQPPTLPLHLPQPSSPGGVPSHLLSPQHQRGSEPSPSQTPLSISSESETERSTPRLKKPRRSRTIFTELQLMGLEKKFQKQKYLSTPDRLDLAQSLGLTQLQVKTWYQNRRMKWKKLVLKGGHEAPTKPKGRPKKNSIPTTEEIEAEERRLRSEEEDRMRRANEEAVLAQGGEASQLEPQDLSSETHNPATAMEGSEREPALTMQSETHTAS